Proteins from a genomic interval of Pristis pectinata isolate sPriPec2 chromosome 9, sPriPec2.1.pri, whole genome shotgun sequence:
- the polr2k gene encoding DNA-directed RNA polymerases I, II, and III subunit RPABC4: MDIQKDLQPPKQQPMVYICGECHTENEIKARDPIRCRECGYRIMYKKRTKRLVVFDAR, encoded by the exons ATGGATATCCAGAAGGACTTGCAGCCTCCAAAGCAACAACCTATGGTCTATATTTGTGGAG agtgtcatactgaaaatgaaattaaagcCAGAGATCCTATCCGATGCCGTGAATGTGGTTACAGAATAATGTACAAGAAGAGAACAAAGAGAT TGGTTGTTTTTGATGCCCGATGA